From Draconibacterium halophilum, one genomic window encodes:
- a CDS encoding alpha/beta hydrolase, with the protein MIQRSIILAVLILFSCAGIVKAQKTFSVTVDEVKNGKITVEPAIPDNGQVAKGTVLTITAKPDKNYALDAVYYSVNGMWGDMYLESMASPYKVVVDQDKKLGASFIEKDEVKHLMDAQNIPYAKPGVKQLKYDVFAPEGARNLPCIIIIHGGGWIWNTEDIMRGMARELTKSGKYVVFSIDYRWAGNRDGDEVGNTMADIIGDVFGAIAHIMEHAKDYGGDPTRIAVTGDSAGGHLSAVAGTMPNKIGVGGFGETDGVFEFMPSYIPKNKTVDQVRAEMMAAIKAAAPSYGVFGSDRLNHYSEDPKADDSWKEAIAPLSNIPNAEEREIPHYLTRGTKDGLIPDDGVKRYVDALVEAGQHVQYVQVGGAGHAFFDWKPDDNTKATFKKYGVYYINEMETFFNSVFYPKN; encoded by the coding sequence ATGATTCAAAGATCAATAATTCTTGCTGTCCTGATCCTGTTTTCATGTGCAGGAATAGTAAAAGCACAAAAAACATTTTCCGTGACAGTTGACGAAGTTAAAAATGGAAAGATAACAGTTGAACCGGCTATTCCTGATAATGGGCAGGTTGCCAAAGGAACCGTATTAACCATTACTGCAAAACCGGATAAGAACTATGCTCTTGATGCGGTTTATTATTCAGTAAATGGAATGTGGGGCGATATGTATCTCGAAAGTATGGCATCGCCGTACAAAGTAGTTGTTGATCAGGATAAAAAACTGGGAGCATCGTTTATTGAAAAAGATGAAGTGAAACATTTAATGGATGCTCAAAATATTCCGTATGCAAAACCAGGGGTTAAACAATTAAAATACGATGTATTTGCTCCTGAAGGTGCCCGCAATTTGCCATGTATTATAATCATTCATGGTGGAGGATGGATTTGGAATACCGAAGATATTATGCGCGGAATGGCTCGGGAACTAACCAAAAGTGGCAAATACGTAGTTTTTAGTATTGATTACCGCTGGGCCGGAAACAGAGATGGCGACGAGGTTGGCAATACCATGGCCGATATAATTGGAGATGTGTTTGGTGCTATTGCACACATTATGGAACATGCAAAGGATTACGGCGGCGATCCGACACGAATTGCAGTAACCGGTGACAGTGCCGGCGGTCATTTATCGGCAGTTGCCGGAACCATGCCCAACAAAATTGGCGTTGGAGGTTTTGGCGAAACCGATGGTGTATTTGAGTTTATGCCATCGTATATTCCAAAAAATAAAACGGTTGACCAGGTGCGTGCTGAAATGATGGCAGCCATAAAAGCGGCGGCTCCGAGTTACGGTGTATTTGGCAGCGACCGGCTGAATCATTATTCCGAAGATCCGAAAGCCGACGACAGCTGGAAAGAAGCAATTGCGCCATTGAGCAATATTCCCAATGCTGAAGAACGTGAAATTCCACATTACCTTACCCGCGGAACAAAAGACGGTTTGATACCCGACGATGGCGTGAAACGTTATGTTGATGCGCTGGTGGAAGCCGGACAACATGTGCAGTATGTGCAGGTAGGCGGTGCCGGTCATGCTTTCTTCGATTGGAAACCGGACGACAACACAAAAGCCACATTTAAAAAATATGGTGTTTACTACATCAACGAAATGGAGACTTTCTTCAATTCGGTGTTTTATCCGAAAAACTAA
- a CDS encoding sulfatase/phosphatase domain-containing protein — protein sequence MHLGGTPTGFDYYDILPGQGRYYNPTFINQEGEYEMEGYTTEIITDKTINWLEGEKDSDQPFMVMMWHKAPHRAWEPGPNELGMYENTTFPEPETLFDDYDTRDAAAQNNMTIANTMFIDRDLKMTDQPRAGFTDEQQEQWDAIYQPIYEKFKEDNPTGKELVSFKYQRYMRDYLACISAVDKSVGELLDYLKEAGLDKNTIVIYSSDQGFYLGEHGWFDKRWMYKESLNTPLLVSWPGVIEVGSVNNDLVSNLDFAETLIDVAGAEIPEEMQGRSLLPILKGETPADWRKAHYYHYYEHPSEHAVMRHYGITTDKYKLIHFYYDMDDWELYDLEKDRMEMHNIYDDPAYADVQEQLHVQLEELREKYGDNDDLNQKFIDEYKEKVKANPRIEYWKFW from the coding sequence ATGCATTTGGGCGGCACACCAACCGGTTTCGATTATTATGATATTTTACCGGGGCAGGGACGCTATTACAATCCTACTTTTATTAACCAGGAAGGTGAGTACGAAATGGAAGGTTACACCACCGAGATTATAACCGACAAAACAATTAATTGGTTGGAAGGTGAAAAAGATTCCGATCAGCCGTTTATGGTAATGATGTGGCACAAAGCACCTCACCGTGCGTGGGAGCCGGGACCAAACGAATTGGGAATGTATGAGAATACAACCTTTCCTGAGCCGGAAACACTTTTTGATGATTACGACACACGCGATGCAGCTGCGCAAAATAACATGACCATTGCCAATACCATGTTTATCGATCGCGACTTGAAAATGACCGACCAACCTCGTGCCGGTTTCACCGATGAGCAACAGGAACAGTGGGATGCCATTTATCAGCCAATCTATGAAAAATTTAAAGAAGATAATCCAACCGGGAAGGAATTGGTGAGTTTTAAATATCAGCGATACATGCGCGATTACCTGGCTTGTATTTCTGCCGTGGATAAAAGTGTTGGGGAACTACTCGATTATTTGAAAGAGGCAGGATTAGATAAAAATACTATCGTTATTTATTCTTCCGATCAGGGCTTTTACCTGGGCGAGCACGGTTGGTTTGATAAACGCTGGATGTACAAAGAATCGTTAAACACACCGTTGCTGGTTAGCTGGCCCGGAGTTATTGAAGTCGGTTCGGTGAATAATGATTTGGTTTCGAACCTCGATTTTGCTGAAACATTGATTGATGTCGCCGGTGCTGAAATTCCTGAAGAAATGCAGGGGAGAAGTCTGTTGCCGATTCTAAAAGGCGAAACTCCTGCCGACTGGCGCAAAGCACACTACTATCATTACTACGAACATCCGTCAGAACACGCGGTAATGCGTCACTACGGAATTACTACCGATAAATACAAGTTGATCCATTTTTACTACGATATGGACGATTGGGAATTGTACGACCTGGAGAAAGATCGGATGGAAATGCATAATATCTACGATGATCCTGCTTATGCGGATGTTCAGGAGCAGTTGCATGTTCAGCTTGAGGAGCTAAGAGAGAAATATGGTGATAACGACGACCTGAACCAGAAATTTATAGATGAATACAAGGAAAAAGTCAAAGCGAATCCAAGAATCGAATACTGGAAATTCTGGTAG